TCGTCGAACCGCCCGGCGAACGCGAGCAGGTCGACGAGCAACCGCCGGGCGGCGGGATCAGTCGGTGCGGCGGCGACCGCGGTTTCCTGGTGTGCGACCGCGTCCGCCAGCCGCCCTTCGGCGAGCATATCGTGAACTGTCATTCAAACATTTTATGCGATTACGCGGCTCGCGCAACCGCCGTCGCGTTCGCGGGTGCTGTGACCGGCACCGGGTGACCGCTCAGGCGCGACAAAACGTCCGTTACCTGGAACGGATTGAGCGTCTGAATGACTTCCGATTCGACTGACATTTCGGGGAATCGAGGTTCCACATCCAACGCGGGTCGCACGGTCGCCGGTCCGACCAGCACGACGCGCTCGCCCGCGACACGCGGAATTGCAGCGAGCGCCTGCGTCGGCCAGAGCCAGTGTTCGCACCCGGCCAGTCCGACCGGCAACGTGCCATCGGGTAACAGGGCCGCGGGCTTGAACATCTGGAAACCTAGCTTTTCTCCCCTTCCCTTTAGGGAGGGGGTTGAGGGGTAGGTCAGCCCCGTTTCCGCGAGTAAGCGGTGCAGTTGTGCAATTCCGGCCGCCCCGCGAACGTGCAGGCGCACGCCTGTGCGCTCGTTCGGTGCAACGACGAGGAACACTTCGTCGTCCGGCACTGTGAGTAGGTCCGCAAGGTCGTTCGCGGCGGCGGCGTGGGGTGCCATCGCGAGCGCGGCGGCTTTTAGGCCGTCGAGCGCTCGCGCGAGCCGCCGAACTTCCACGTGTGCCAACAGCGCCGGCAGTTCGGCGGCGATGAGGGCCGTGAGTTCGGCGAAGCGGTCCGGTTCGGCGGAGCGCACGGCTTCGAGTTCGGCCTGGCGCTTCGCGTCGAAGAAGAACACGGCCGGCTCGTTCCATCGGGCCGGCCGGAGTTGCTTCGCGGCGCGTATCAGTGCCTCACGCAGAACGAGAAGGCGCGGGCGCGCGGCAAACGCCGGATCGCCCGTGTCTGGCAACGCGACGGGGGGCACCCCCGCACGGTAGTCGGAGAGATTAGCGGACATACGGCGCGTCCTCCTTGACGGGCGCGCCGCATTAAACGCGAGAGTCGGAAATGATTTCAAGTGGAACCCGGGAAACGTCTAGCGCTCATCAAATGGAAGCGCCCGATATGAACTTCCCATTTTGCGCGGTCCACCACAAACACCACACAGATTGGTCCGATAATAGCGAGCGGTGAGCGCCGTGGCCCGTTGCCCACAAGCGACACCGCCGAGTAATTGGTCCTTGACGGCTTCCAGGCGACTCCAGAGGGTTACAACCGCCAACCGTCGCGGCCGCCCAGGAGGGTAACGGCCTTGACTGCTGCCAGCCACGCCGGGATCGCGGCCCACAGGCGGAGCGTGCTCAGCGAGCACCAGCGAGAAACGGCGCGAGTCAACTGCTCGGTGGTGTACGTGTCCGCCCGGTGCATGAACGACAGCATCGTCGGCACGAAGTAGGCGTAGGTGGCGATGCTCTCGACAATGAACAGGACGGAGGAGAACAGCCACCACGGTTGGGCCGGGCCGGTGTGCCGCCAGGCCAGGACCGCGTTGAGGACGGCCAGCAGAAAGACGACCGGTGAGACGAACGGCCAGAACCGCATCGACGAGCCGGTGTGCCCCGAGTCGGCCAGCCGGTGGCCGAGCGTGTCGGGTGCGGGTGAGACTGACCAGAGGGGGATGACGACCCGGTGCTCGTACAGTCCGGCCCCGAGCTGCACCCCCGACCAGAGGATCAGCGCCCACAGTGCGAGCCGCACCCACCCGACCGCCACCGCTAACTCCACGGGTTCCATTGGCATGCCCGGCGCCCTCCTGTAATATTTCTTAGTGTGAGAGATATTTATCTCGTGAGCTAAGATAAATGGTTTCTAAGCGAACTGCCGGGAGCAGTCAATGGCGAAACCGCGCGCGGCGGAACTGAAGGCGGAGCTGGTGGACGCCCTGCGGCGGCACAGCGGGGTGACGGTACTGTTCCACGCCGCTGTCGCCGAGCGGCTGGGGCTCGGGGCCGCCGACCACAAGTGTCTGGACCTGCTGATGCGACTCGGGCCAATGACTGCAGGCGAGCTGGCGGGCCACACCGGTCTGACCACGGGGGCAATCACTGGCGTCGTCGACCGGCTCGAACGGGTCGGCTACGCTCGCCGCGCGCCTCACCCCAGCGACCGCCGCAGTGTCATCGTGGAGCCGGTGCAGGAAAAGGCCCTCGCCGACTTCGGCCCGCTGTTCGAGGGCATCGCCCGGGACACCGCCACCATGCTCGACCTCTACACGGTCGAACAGCTCACACTCATCGCCGACTTCCTGGTTCGCGCCGACGAGCTGGCGACGCGGCACACGACCGCGCTGCGTGCGAAATGAAATATGGTGCGACCGGGTTCCAGGGATGCGACTGGGCGCTCTGAACGAGGGCTAACGGTGGCTGGTGACGTGTGCTCGCGAACCCGCTTGGGCCTACCGGCGGCGGGTACGGAACAGTTGTTGAAGTGGTGAGATCAGTGCGGCGACCAATCAACCGGGTGCGATGAACGATCGGAGGACAGCCTATCTACGGCGTTTTGGGAACCGCATCGTCCACTGCGGTTCTCCGTGACGACTTCCGTTTAACGCCCGTGACGGTTAGTCAGCCGTTCAGTTCTACGGCCTCTTCCCAGTGCTGGTACAGGAGCGCGAGGGCGTTCTTCGATTTCTCCAGGTCGGCCATCGTGTCGCGGAGCCGGGTCGCATCCTTGTACACGTCGGGCGTTTGCATCGCGGCTTCGAGGTCCGCGATCTTTTGTTCGGTCTTCGCGATGTCTGCTTCGAGGTCCGGTACTTTCCGGTACGGGAACTTCCGCTTGGGCTTTGACGGTTTCGCGTCGCCTGTCGGCGCTCGTGGGGCGCTCGCGGGTTCGTTTCCGCTGGCCTTTCGACCGGAACCGGTCTTCTCGCTCGCTTTGTCGGCCTGCTCGCGGGCCTGGCGCAGCAACTCGTAGGTGTCGTAGTTGCCGTAAACGACTTCCGTGGTGTCGTCGGCGAAGACGATCATCAGGTCCGCGACGCGGTTCAAGAAATAGCGGTCGTGGCTCACGACAATACAGGTGCCCTCGTACTCCTTCAGCGCCTGTTCGAGTGAGTCGCAGGCCCAGATGTCGAGGTGGTTCGTCGGTTCGTCGAGGATGAGCAGGTTCGCGCCGTTCACCGTGAGTTTCGCGAGTGCGGCCCGCGACCGCTCGCCGCCGGAGAGTGATTTGATGGGGTGCTCGACGATCTCGCCGTGCAGTCCGAAGCTGCCGAGCAGGTCGCGCATCTTCTGTTCGGTTTGCTGCGGATCGTCGTCGGGCCACACGGCCCGGATCACGCTCTTTTCGGGGTCGAGGATCGCGAGGTGCTGGTCGAGGTAGCCCGGGAACACGAGGTGCCCGCGCTGCACGAGACCGCTCGTGGGTTCCTCTTCCCCGAGGAGGATCTTGAGCAGCGTCGTTTTGCCGCAGCCGTTGGCGCCCATGATCCCGAGGCGCTTGCCGCGGGGCAGGTCGAAGTTCAGGTTCTCGAACAGCTTCTTCTCGCCGAACCGCTTCGTCAGATCCTCGGTGTGAAACACGACGTCGCCGGAGCGCGTGACTTCGCTGAACGCGATGTTCGGCCCGCTCACCTTCGTGGGCTTTTCGATTCGGTCGATTCGATCGAGCGCCTTCACGCGCGATTGGGCCTGCTTCGCGAGTTGCCCGTAATGCGCCCGGCGGATGTACTCTTCCTGCTTCTCGATGTACTCTCGCTGCGCCTCGAACTCCTTCAACTCGCGCTCGAACTTCTCGTCGCGGAGCCGCACGTACTGTTTGAAACTCCCGGGGTAGCTCGTGATCTTCCGCTGGTGCAGCTCGAACGTCTTGTTCGTCACTTTGTCGAGGAAGTACCGATCGTGGCTGACGACGAGCATCCCCTCGGGCTGCTGCGCGAGGTAGTTTTCGAGCCACCGCGTGGTGCTGATGTCGAGGTGGTTGCTTGGCTCGTCGAGGAGCATCACGTCGGGCGCGGAGAGGAGCAGTTTCGCGAGCAGCAACCGGCGCTGCTGGCCGCCGGAGAACGTGTTCACGTCGCGGTCGAGGTCCGTGGCCTTGAACCCCAGGCCCGCGAGCACGCCCTCGACCTTGTGGTCGAGTTCAAATGCGTCGTGGTGGCGGAGCAGTTCGGTGAGGCGATCGAACCGCGCGCTCAGTTGCTTGTGTTGGATCTCGTCGGTCGCCGCTGCGAGTTCTTCCGCCACGCGCTCGAACTCGCGCTGCGTTGCGAGCAGTTCGTTGAACGCGCTCTTCGCTTCCTCGAACAGCGTGCGCCCGACGGGGAACTCGGCGACCTGTTGGAGCAACCCGAGGCGCGCGCCCGCGTGCAGTTGGACCTTCCCGGAATCGGGTTCGTCCAGCCCCGCGAGGATGCGCAAGAGGGTTGTTTTGCCGGCCCCGTTTGGGCCGACGAACCCGACCCGCTCGCCCGCGTGGATCTCGAACTCCACGTCTTCAAAGAGCGGAGTCGCGTCGTACCCACGGGACACGTTCGTACAGGAAAGGAGCAGCATGCGTGAACCGTAAAGGGTGCCGAAGAACCTAACCCCCCGACCCCCTTCCCTGAAAAGGAAGGGGGAGAAAAGCAGAAGATAAAGCCAACTGCGTTCCAGCCACCGGTATTAAGCCCCGCCCTTTTAGGGGAGGGGTTGGGGAGGGGTTACAGCCACAACCTAACCCCCCGACTTCCTTCCCTGAAAAGGAAGGGGGAGAAAGCAGAAGGCCGGACTTAGCCCCGCCCTTTTAGGGGAGGGGTTGGGGAGAGGTCGTTTTCTGAACCTTCCCCACTTCAGCTTAACAGGATGCCGAGCAGTTCGGGGTGAACTCCAGGGTTCCCCGCGATGAGATCGGGCCGATACGGGTCGAACGGCTTGCCGTCGGTGGTGCTGAGTACGCCACCGGCTTCGGCGATGAGGGCGGCGCCGGCCATCACGTCCCACGGGTAGTTGTCGTAGGCCCAGTACCCGTCGAACCGCCCCGCGGCCACATACGCCATGCTAAGCGCCGTCGACCCGTTGCGCCGCAGCGATTGGGCGTGCTCGGTGAGTTTCTTCCAAGCTTCCAGGTTACGGAGTTGTTTCTGGTAGTTCGCCGGGAAACCGGTGCTAATCATGCCGTCAGTCACGCCCGGCACGGTGCTCACGCGGATCGGTTTGTCGTTCAGGAACGCGCCTAGCCCGTCCGCGGCGCTGAAGAGTTCGTTCTGACGCGGGTCGAGGATCACGCCAACAATGGCCTTACCCGCGTGCCACAACCCGATGGACACGCAGTACGCCGGCACGTCGTGAACGTAGTTCGCGGTGCCGTCGAGCGGGTCCACGACCCACGCCGGTGGCGCATCACTCGGCGGGCGCACGTCTTCGGGCGACTTCCCGACGGAATCTTCTTCGCCGATGAAGACGTGATCGGGGAAGGCGCCGAGCAGAATGTCCTTCACGATCTTCTGTGACGCGGTGTCCGCGTCGGTGACGAGGTCCGCGCGGCTCTTTTCGCGGACGGAGAACTTGGTGCGCCAGCGCTCCAGTTCAGCGGCCCCGCGGCGCGCGGCCTCGATCGCAACGGACAGGTACTCGCGCAGGCGTGTGGGTTCTGTGCTCATGCGGGAATGATACACCCGGACCCCGCGCCCGTCCCGATGGCGGATCTATCGGGACGCGGGTCACTTGGCTCCGGGTGAACGGTTGCGGCTCGCTACACCGAACCCGCGGGAACCAGTGTAATGCGAACGGCCTGTGGGTTGCAGCAGATTCGCAGCGGCTCCTTCCCGCTCACGCCGCGGTTCACGACCATCGCGGTTCCACCCTCCTCGAACACGCCGTAATCGAAGCGCCGGCCGTACACGCTCGGTACGAAAATCGACCCGATTAGTGGGACGCGAATCCCGCCGCCGTGAACGTGCCCGCACAGCATCAGATTGATGTGGTGCGCGATGCCCCAATAGAAGTTGTCCGGCGTGTGACTGAGACAGAGGCGGAACGTGCCCGTTGGTGCGCTGGTCAGGTCGGGTTCTGGCGTGAACCACGGCCCCTCGTGACCGACCACCACGCACGTCACCCCACGAACCGTGACCTCACGCCAGCCGTTGCCGAGCACCGTGTACCCGGCCGCGGCCAACTCCTCGCGGACGCGCTCGGGTTCATGGTAATCGTCGTGGTTACCGAGGATGGCGAGCTTCGCCTCGGTCGCGTTCAGCCGCCCGAGCAGTGGGCGAATCCATTCGCGGTGGGCGTCCGAGTCAACGAAGTCTCCTGCGAGACACACTACGTCGGGAACAGGCCCCGCGGTCAGCTCGTCGAAGATGCGGTCGAAGTACACGCGGCTCGGCGTCCCGTGGAAGTGCAGATCGCTGACGAGCAGGATCGTGAGCCCGTCCCACGCGGGCGGCAGGTTCGGCAGTGCGAGCGTGAGGCTCGTGAGGTCGAACTTGAACGCGCAGTTCCCGGGCACTCGTACCGCGCCCCGGTGCTTGCCGTTGCCGACCAACTGCTCGCCATATTCCGGCCACAAATCGAGCGTGCGAGTGTCCTCCTTCACCAAGCACTGCGGCGGTTCTCGACGCGCGCGTCGAACGGTGATGTACACGAACACGAGCGCGAAATAGCCGCACACCATTACGTAGAGGTACGCGCCCGTGTGCAGCACCGCGCCTTCGTCCCAAGCTCGGGAAGAAGCGTCTTCGGGCGGTCCGAAGGTTGCGATGGGCCGGCTCGTCGCGAACCAGACCACGAGCGGGAACGCGAGGACGGCGACGCCCGTGAGCAGGCGCCACACCTTGAGCGGTTTCTTCGGGAGCGCTCGGCCGTACAGATTGTTGAGCACTGCGGTCCAAATGCTCGCGTGCCCGATCCACGCCACCGCCACGGCAAATGGGAACAAAATCGACATCCCGACATGCTACGGCCGACCGCGAACGGCGTCCGCGCGGGCGGAGACTCGCGTGTAGTGTGAATTTCGCGCGTAGCCCGGTCGCGGGCCGGAAGTGCTCTGCGTTTAACCCGTAACCGTTCACCGCCCACACCCACACCAAAACTTGAGGCCAGCACCGCCATGAGCGGCCCGCTCTTCCATCTCCACCGCCGCGCGTTCCTCGGCGCCCTCGGTGCGTCCGTGCTCACGTCCCCGGCCCTGTTCGCGGAACAGTTGCTCCGCACACCGCCCCTAACGGAAGGGCCGTTCTATCCGGACAAGATCCCGCTCGACACCGACAACGACCTCATCGTCATCGGCAAGAACACCACGCGAGCGGTGGGCGAGATCACGCACCTCACTGGCAAGGTGCTCGACATCAACGGCGCTCCCGCGAAGAACGTGGTCGTCGAGATCTGGCAGTGCGACGCGAACGAAGTGTACCTTCACTCGTCCGACAGCATCCCGAAGGTCAAGCAGCAGGACAAGAACTTTCAGGGGTTCGGCCGCTGCACCACCACAGAGAAGGGCGAGTACCGGTTCCGGACCATCAAGCCGGTGCCGTACCCCGGGCGCCCCGCGCCGCACATCCACTTCAAAGTGAAGAAGGGGAACCGCGAGTTGCTCACCAGCCAGTTCATGATCCGCGGGCACGCGGGTAACGCACGCGACGGGGTGTTCGGCGGCGTCCGTGACGTTATCGACCGTGAACTGATCCTGGTGGACTTTAAGCCGGTCAAGGAATCGAAAATCGGCGAGTTGCAGGCGTACTTCGAGATCGTGCTCGGTCTCACGCCCGACGAGAAGGACATGAACCTGCGCCGGTAACCGCGCGGGTCGAATCGAAATACACCACATTCATTTTTGGAGACGCACAGATGCGAATGGCAGCGCTGGCATTATTCGTGGGCGGATTGCTCGCGGTCGGTTCGTTCATCAACGCCCAGCCACCCGGGGGCGGGAAAGGTGGCAAGGGCGGTGACAAGGGAGCCAAGGGTGGCTTCGGCGGACCGGGTGGGGGTCGGGCCTCCAGCGCCGAAGAGATGGTGACGCGGCTCATGGCCTTCGACAAGAACAACGACGGCAAACTCTCCAAGGACGAGGTTACGGACGAGCGGCTGAAACCGCTGTTCGACCGCGCCGACGCGAATAAGAAGGGCGTCCTCACGAAGGACGAGCTGACCGCGTTCTTCACGAAGGAAATGGGCGCTTTTGGTGCGGGCGGTCCCGGTGGCCCCGGCGGTCCGGGTGGCGGATTCGGGATGGGTGGCGGGTTCGGCCCGCCGGCGCTCGGTCAGGTCATGCCGGTGTTCCTCCAGGACCAACTGAAGCTGACCGACGCTCAGAAGAAGCAACTCGAAGCGATCCAGAAGGACGTGGACGCGAAGCTCGAAAAGCTCATGACCGAAGAGCAGCGGAAGACGTTCAAGGCCATGAAGGAACGCGGCCCCGGTGGGCCGGGCGGTCCCGGTGGGTTCCCGGGTGGACCGGGTGGGTTCCCGGGTGGACCGGGCGGCCCCGGTGGGTTCCCGGGTGGTCCCGGTGGACCGGGTGGCAACCCGCCCCCGCCGCCCGAACGGTAAAAACGCCGAACCCCGCCCTGATGAGGGGTGGGGTTCGATACTTTGAGGCTCCACTTCGCAGTGATTCACATCGTTCTGTTGTCCATATGAGTGATCCGCATACCCTTCTCTTCCCCTGATGTTGTGAGCCGGCTATAATCGCCAGGGTCTTCACGCCCACCTCCGGAGAAAGGCCGGCTCATGGCTACGGCATCACCGCTCCCGGAAGTCGCCCCCGAGCAAGAGGCTGAAACCAAGACGCGCCGGCAGCCGCCCTACGCGGTCATCCTGCACAACGACGATCTGAACACGATGGAGTTCGTCGTCAGCGTGCTCCGCAAGGTGTTCGGTTACACCGTCGAAAAGTGCGTGAAACTCATGCTCGACGCACACCAGAACGGCAAAACGGCAGTATGGATCGGGGCGATGGAAGTGGCCGAACTGAAGGCCGACCAGATCCGTTCCTGCGGCTCCGACCCGGTCGTCAAACAGGGCGGGCACCCGCTCGGCGTGAGCATCGAACCTGCAGCCTGACTTGAAGTTACACCTCCGCCGCCGCTGAAAAAGACTCGGACACATTCGCGCTCAGCTCCCTCGTTCTTCAAAGTCTCTTTCCTGGTTCGCGACGACCGACGAAGAAAAAGGGAAAGAAAATCGCAAAGCACGCGAACCACCCCTCAGAAGCCCGTGTCCGAGATGAGCAGCCGCACCGGGGGTTCGCCCCGGTGTCCGGTCGTTGAATCTGAAAAATGGGAAAAATCGGCGAGAGTCGATTGCCAAGCGGCTCGCGGCTAGTTACTGTTACTAGTCCGTGGCCGGGCGATCCCGGCTCGCGTCGTTTTAACGTGTCCTCTAACCCTAATTTCCTCTAACCGTTCGCGATGACTTCTTAATTCATCCTCTGGCACGGCTCTCAACCGTGTCACAACGTCCGCGGAGGTGTGCGATGGCCCTGAACAACCTGAAGACCCTGACGATGAAGACCGCGATTGTGGCCAGCGTGAAGCTGACCGCGACGCCGGCCGATCGCCTTGGTCTGGGGTTCGCGGCTGGAGCCTATTCAGCGGACGACCTGTCCCAGGGGCAATTCCCGTTGCCCCATAATCCGGAACCTGAACAGGTCCGGGCACGACAGGAACAGTCCGCACCGCCAATGCGAAAGCAGATGCGGGTGGGCGTTCCGGACGTCGCGCCCCCGGCCGGTCGGGTCGGATGTCCTTCCCCTGGTTCCCGTGCCGTCGTCTCGTGGCCGTCCCTATCCGGTACAAGCTGGACAGAGATAGTCACAGATTCCCGGTGGGATCGCTTTACCCCAGTAAGCGTCGCCAGAAGCCGAATTAGCCGCGACTGCCAATCGCCGGCTCGGAACAGCGACAAACAAGGCTTACCGAGGAAAGTGACCCCGGCGACGACGGCCGGAAAGTGAGGTGACCACTGGCATAAACGCATCCCCGATTCGGATTGACCACGAGGGCCGGCACACCGGCTCAGATGAACAACCGTAGTCGTTGCGCGTTTACGCGATGGTCACAACCAGGACTTTTAACCTTTATCACGCTGGTCCCGGATTGGTGCGAGTGAGACCTCGTCGGGTCGCACGGTGCGCCGGTGCCACGAAGCAGACGAAGGCCGCGAGCTTTCAGTCGCTTTGTGACAAGCGCCGCCGCATGTGACGTCCCACGAACGGGTCACCTCGAGCCAACCCCCTGGGCAAAAGCCGCCGCGGCTTTCCCGGTTCCGGTTCCCGACGATTGTTCGCGCCGATGTCCCTTTCTCAGCAGAGGGGCGCCCGGAGCGGTCGCGGTGCAGCCTATTCGCTGCACGCGCCGCAAGGGAAAGGTGCGAGTCGGTGAGCCGCTACCCAAAAGCCGCCCGGACGCGGGAACGAGCCGCCCCCTTCTCTGATCCGAGGAGGGCCGCGTTCCCGAACCGGTCGCGCGTCGCCAGCGCCGCAAAACACGGGACAAGGATCGGGACAGGAACCCAATCATGAGCTGGACCGAAATCACTGT
This region of Gemmata massiliana genomic DNA includes:
- a CDS encoding metallophosphoesterase; translated protein: MSILFPFAVAVAWIGHASIWTAVLNNLYGRALPKKPLKVWRLLTGVAVLAFPLVVWFATSRPIATFGPPEDASSRAWDEGAVLHTGAYLYVMVCGYFALVFVYITVRRARREPPQCLVKEDTRTLDLWPEYGEQLVGNGKHRGAVRVPGNCAFKFDLTSLTLALPNLPPAWDGLTILLVSDLHFHGTPSRVYFDRIFDELTAGPVPDVVCLAGDFVDSDAHREWIRPLLGRLNATEAKLAILGNHDDYHEPERVREELAAAGYTVLGNGWREVTVRGVTCVVVGHEGPWFTPEPDLTSAPTGTFRLCLSHTPDNFYWGIAHHINLMLCGHVHGGGIRVPLIGSIFVPSVYGRRFDYGVFEEGGTAMVVNRGVSGKEPLRICCNPQAVRITLVPAGSV
- a CDS encoding inositol monophosphatase family protein — encoded protein: MSTEPTRLREYLSVAIEAARRGAAELERWRTKFSVREKSRADLVTDADTASQKIVKDILLGAFPDHVFIGEEDSVGKSPEDVRPPSDAPPAWVVDPLDGTANYVHDVPAYCVSIGLWHAGKAIVGVILDPRQNELFSAADGLGAFLNDKPIRVSTVPGVTDGMISTGFPANYQKQLRNLEAWKKLTEHAQSLRRNGSTALSMAYVAAGRFDGYWAYDNYPWDVMAGAALIAEAGGVLSTTDGKPFDPYRPDLIAGNPGVHPELLGILLS
- a CDS encoding MarR family winged helix-turn-helix transcriptional regulator translates to MAKPRAAELKAELVDALRRHSGVTVLFHAAVAERLGLGAADHKCLDLLMRLGPMTAGELAGHTGLTTGAITGVVDRLERVGYARRAPHPSDRRSVIVEPVQEKALADFGPLFEGIARDTATMLDLYTVEQLTLIADFLVRADELATRHTTALRAK
- a CDS encoding ATP-dependent Clp protease adaptor ClpS, which codes for MATASPLPEVAPEQEAETKTRRQPPYAVILHNDDLNTMEFVVSVLRKVFGYTVEKCVKLMLDAHQNGKTAVWIGAMEVAELKADQIRSCGSDPVVKQGGHPLGVSIEPAA
- a CDS encoding DUF1772 domain-containing protein, with the protein product MPMEPVELAVAVGWVRLALWALILWSGVQLGAGLYEHRVVIPLWSVSPAPDTLGHRLADSGHTGSSMRFWPFVSPVVFLLAVLNAVLAWRHTGPAQPWWLFSSVLFIVESIATYAYFVPTMLSFMHRADTYTTEQLTRAVSRWCSLSTLRLWAAIPAWLAAVKAVTLLGGRDGWRL
- a CDS encoding dioxygenase family protein — protein: MSGPLFHLHRRAFLGALGASVLTSPALFAEQLLRTPPLTEGPFYPDKIPLDTDNDLIVIGKNTTRAVGEITHLTGKVLDINGAPAKNVVVEIWQCDANEVYLHSSDSIPKVKQQDKNFQGFGRCTTTEKGEYRFRTIKPVPYPGRPAPHIHFKVKKGNRELLTSQFMIRGHAGNARDGVFGGVRDVIDRELILVDFKPVKESKIGELQAYFEIVLGLTPDEKDMNLRR
- a CDS encoding EF-hand domain-containing protein, translating into MRMAALALFVGGLLAVGSFINAQPPGGGKGGKGGDKGAKGGFGGPGGGRASSAEEMVTRLMAFDKNNDGKLSKDEVTDERLKPLFDRADANKKGVLTKDELTAFFTKEMGAFGAGGPGGPGGPGGGFGMGGGFGPPALGQVMPVFLQDQLKLTDAQKKQLEAIQKDVDAKLEKLMTEEQRKTFKAMKERGPGGPGGPGGFPGGPGGFPGGPGGPGGFPGGPGGPGGNPPPPPER
- a CDS encoding ABC-F family ATP-binding cassette domain-containing protein; protein product: MLLLSCTNVSRGYDATPLFEDVEFEIHAGERVGFVGPNGAGKTTLLRILAGLDEPDSGKVQLHAGARLGLLQQVAEFPVGRTLFEEAKSAFNELLATQREFERVAEELAAATDEIQHKQLSARFDRLTELLRHHDAFELDHKVEGVLAGLGFKATDLDRDVNTFSGGQQRRLLLAKLLLSAPDVMLLDEPSNHLDISTTRWLENYLAQQPEGMLVVSHDRYFLDKVTNKTFELHQRKITSYPGSFKQYVRLRDEKFERELKEFEAQREYIEKQEEYIRRAHYGQLAKQAQSRVKALDRIDRIEKPTKVSGPNIAFSEVTRSGDVVFHTEDLTKRFGEKKLFENLNFDLPRGKRLGIMGANGCGKTTLLKILLGEEEPTSGLVQRGHLVFPGYLDQHLAILDPEKSVIRAVWPDDDPQQTEQKMRDLLGSFGLHGEIVEHPIKSLSGGERSRAALAKLTVNGANLLILDEPTNHLDIWACDSLEQALKEYEGTCIVVSHDRYFLNRVADLMIVFADDTTEVVYGNYDTYELLRQAREQADKASEKTGSGRKASGNEPASAPRAPTGDAKPSKPKRKFPYRKVPDLEADIAKTEQKIADLEAAMQTPDVYKDATRLRDTMADLEKSKNALALLYQHWEEAVELNG